A region of Reichenbachiella carrageenanivorans DNA encodes the following proteins:
- a CDS encoding VF530 family protein: MSDTPNEQPNNPLHGVKLADMLEELVEKCGWENLGQEVNIKCFTHDPSIKSSLKFLRQTPWAREKLERFYLHVLKRGYSRRVKPKREPGKPRYYKKKSD, from the coding sequence ATGAGTGATACTCCAAACGAACAGCCCAACAACCCTCTGCATGGGGTAAAACTAGCAGATATGCTCGAAGAGTTGGTAGAAAAATGTGGCTGGGAAAACCTAGGTCAAGAGGTCAATATAAAATGTTTTACCCACGACCCTTCTATCAAATCAAGTTTGAAATTTCTCCGACAGACACCCTGGGCCAGAGAAAAATTGGAGCGCTTTTACCTACATGTACTCAAGCGTGGCTATAGCCGCCGAGTGAAACCCAAACGCGAACCAGGAAAGCCTAGGTACTACAAGAAGAAATCAGATTGA
- a CDS encoding RrF2 family transcriptional regulator: MFSKACMYGIRASIYVSSQSLKDNKVGLIDIANNIESPTAFTAKVLQQLVRSGIIDSTKGPTGGFLIDPKRIDEVKLSQIVDAIDGDSIYKGCGLGLTACDASQPCPVHEQFAKVRNELRHMLESTSLYELATGLDIGLTYLKR, from the coding sequence ATGTTTTCAAAAGCATGTATGTACGGAATCAGAGCCAGTATCTATGTCTCTTCGCAGTCGCTCAAAGACAACAAAGTAGGTCTGATCGATATTGCCAACAATATAGAATCACCGACAGCATTTACCGCCAAGGTGCTGCAACAATTGGTGCGTAGTGGCATCATAGATTCGACCAAAGGACCTACAGGAGGCTTCCTGATCGACCCCAAGCGAATAGATGAAGTAAAACTTAGTCAAATTGTAGATGCCATAGATGGTGACTCCATCTATAAAGGCTGCGGGCTGGGACTAACAGCCTGTGATGCATCACAACCCTGCCCTGTACATGAGCAGTTTGCCAAAGTACGCAACGAACTCCGACACATGCTCGAAAGCACCAGTCTATATGAACTTGCCACAGGACTAGACATTGGTTTGACTTATTTGAAGAGGTGA
- a CDS encoding group III truncated hemoglobin, whose product MTQEILQIEDIKKLVNSFYAKVRKDDVLADIFNARIGNRWPEHLEKMYRFWQTVLLEEHTYFGSPFLPHANLPIAAEHFDRWIQLFFQTIDEEFHGEKAERAKWQGQRMAEMFLSKIEYHRENKSKPLL is encoded by the coding sequence ATGACACAAGAGATTCTACAAATAGAAGACATCAAAAAGCTAGTAAACAGCTTCTACGCTAAAGTACGTAAAGACGATGTACTCGCTGATATTTTTAATGCTCGTATTGGCAACCGCTGGCCAGAGCACCTAGAGAAGATGTATCGGTTTTGGCAAACGGTGCTTCTGGAGGAGCACACCTACTTTGGCAGCCCATTTTTACCTCACGCTAATTTGCCCATAGCAGCAGAGCATTTCGACCGCTGGATTCAGTTGTTTTTTCAGACCATTGACGAGGAGTTTCACGGCGAGAAAGCAGAAAGAGCCAAATGGCAAGGTCAACGCATGGCTGAAATGTTTCTATCCAAAATTGAGTATCACCGCGAAAACAAAAGCAAGCCACTACTATGA
- the ric gene encoding iron-sulfur cluster repair di-iron protein — protein sequence MKIKENQIIGELVAQHYKVARVFKKHNIDFCCKGNRTLDEACQTSPDYLKTVIEELEAEINQTESATIDFQTWPLDLLADYIEKKHHRYVQEKTIEIQPYLNKICNVHGAQHPELIEIKKLFDEAAGELAAHMKKEELILFPIVRKMVKKQSEGQSWEGVHFGTVQNPIQMMMMEHETEGDRFAKIATLSNNYTPPKEACNTYAVTFALLQEFEDDLHLHIHLENNILFPKAVVLEQNMNKTTIE from the coding sequence ATGAAAATCAAAGAGAATCAAATCATTGGCGAACTGGTAGCACAACACTACAAAGTAGCTCGCGTATTTAAAAAGCACAACATAGATTTTTGTTGTAAAGGCAACAGGACATTGGACGAAGCCTGCCAAACCTCTCCCGACTATCTAAAAACAGTGATCGAAGAACTGGAAGCTGAGATCAACCAAACGGAAAGTGCCACAATCGACTTTCAAACTTGGCCATTGGACCTACTAGCCGATTATATCGAAAAGAAACACCACCGATATGTGCAAGAAAAAACAATTGAGATCCAGCCCTATCTCAATAAAATTTGTAACGTGCACGGCGCACAACATCCTGAGCTTATAGAAATCAAAAAGCTCTTTGACGAAGCTGCTGGCGAACTGGCCGCCCATATGAAAAAGGAAGAGCTGATTCTATTTCCTATCGTTAGAAAAATGGTAAAAAAACAAAGCGAAGGTCAGTCATGGGAAGGGGTGCATTTTGGCACCGTACAAAACCCCATACAAATGATGATGATGGAACACGAAACGGAAGGAGACCGATTTGCTAAAATAGCTACGCTCAGCAACAACTACACCCCTCCAAAAGAAGCATGCAACACATATGCTGTCACCTTTGCCTTGCTCCAAGAGTTTGAAGACGACTTGCATTTACATATTCATTTAGAAAATAATATTTTGTTTCCTAAAGCCGTAGTTTTAGAACAAAACATGAATAAAACAACGATCGAATGA
- a CDS encoding phosphoribosylpyrophosphate synthetase produces the protein MSQQIFYDTVSEATKGLTQRGYTTDLKVLAENECLVCQSTSKQLSPDEFVIDEVHRFEGDTDPSDEMIVYAISSMHHDIKGILVNAYGVDADTSTFQIIKHLNTHL, from the coding sequence ATGAGCCAACAAATCTTCTACGACACCGTGAGTGAAGCCACCAAGGGCTTGACCCAACGAGGCTACACCACAGACTTGAAAGTACTCGCTGAGAACGAATGTCTGGTTTGCCAAAGCACAAGCAAACAACTCTCTCCTGATGAATTTGTAATCGACGAAGTACATCGATTCGAAGGAGATACCGATCCATCAGACGAAATGATCGTTTATGCCATTTCGTCTATGCATCACGATATCAAAGGCATATTGGTAAACGCCTATGGGGTAGATGCCGACACCTCCACTTTTCAAATCATTAAGCATCTAAATACACACCTATGA
- a CDS encoding hemerythrin domain-containing protein, whose product MKPTPIKRNEHLKPISREHHQGLLLCWKIRTGLSLNIPIKRIKKYTDWFYQEHLLPHFELEEKHLFPILDEQHEMVTKAKAEHRRLKRLFEAKDELEKKISLIEEELESHIRFEERVLFNEIQSVATAEQLQHIDKVHQEEKFVENLSDPFWKK is encoded by the coding sequence ATGAAACCAACACCCATTAAAAGGAACGAACACCTCAAACCCATCAGCCGAGAACACCATCAAGGACTCCTGCTCTGTTGGAAAATCAGAACAGGTCTAAGCCTAAACATACCCATCAAAAGAATCAAAAAATATACAGACTGGTTTTATCAGGAGCACTTACTCCCCCATTTTGAATTAGAAGAAAAACACCTCTTTCCTATTTTGGACGAGCAACACGAAATGGTGACTAAAGCCAAAGCTGAGCACCGCCGACTCAAAAGGTTGTTTGAAGCAAAAGATGAACTCGAAAAAAAGATAAGTCTGATCGAAGAAGAGCTAGAAAGTCATATTCGGTTTGAAGAGCGGGTATTATTCAACGAAATCCAATCCGTGGCTACAGCCGAACAGCTGCAACACATCGATAAAGTACATCAAGAGGAAAAATTTGTAGAGAACCTATCAGACCCTTTTTGGAAAAAATGA
- a CDS encoding 2Fe-2S iron-sulfur cluster-binding protein has translation MKNTIQFTVVVEGHNHSLSTYPDAYPNVMTLIKDQLLLDDFGECGGMGRCATCVINTQGLSGESTIKERNEPATLHKYGLDDPGTRLSCQLFVSPDLEGTELTLIEV, from the coding sequence ATGAAAAACACCATTCAGTTTACCGTAGTTGTAGAAGGTCATAACCACTCTCTTTCCACTTACCCTGATGCTTATCCCAATGTGATGACTCTCATCAAAGACCAGCTGCTCCTCGACGATTTTGGTGAATGCGGCGGCATGGGTAGATGTGCGACTTGCGTGATAAATACCCAAGGACTCTCTGGCGAATCCACCATCAAAGAAAGAAACGAACCAGCTACCTTACACAAATATGGGCTAGATGATCCAGGCACCCGTTTGTCGTGCCAGCTCTTTGTTTCACCTGATCTAGAAGGCACTGAATTGACCTTGATAGAAGTATAG
- a CDS encoding DEAD/DEAH box helicase yields the protein MKFNELPLIAPILKALQDKNYSEPTAIQEKAIPLVLQQNDVMGCAQTGTGKTAAFAIPIIQRIHELEEGKSGKPQLLSLIVTPTRELAIQIDDNIRLYSKYTNLKHAVIFGGVKQGQQVEKMKRGVHVLVATPGRLLDLITQGHISLSQVKIFVLDEADRMLDMGFVNDVKKLLKLLPTKRQSLFFSATMPKSILNLANEILTNPKKIEVSPVSSTAETIQQYLYYTNRSDKKKLLMHILKDEKMDQVLIFGRTKHGADRIVRDLQKHKIKSAAIHGDKAQNQRQKALTDFKSGKLRVLVATDIAARGIDIDKLKYVINFDVPEAAETYVHRIGRSGRAGESGIAITMSEPEENTLVKDIEKLTKQSIPVIKDQPFPQTEKPMTDAEKKEWNKEKQRRKQEFFANRNKNKSGRR from the coding sequence ATGAAATTCAACGAATTGCCACTCATTGCGCCTATATTGAAGGCGCTCCAAGATAAAAACTACTCCGAACCTACAGCCATACAAGAAAAAGCCATACCGCTGGTATTGCAACAAAATGACGTGATGGGCTGTGCCCAAACAGGCACTGGTAAAACAGCTGCTTTTGCTATACCTATCATCCAGCGTATCCACGAATTGGAAGAAGGAAAAAGCGGAAAGCCTCAACTCCTGTCCCTAATCGTGACACCTACACGTGAGCTAGCCATACAGATCGACGACAACATCCGCCTGTACAGCAAATACACGAACCTGAAACACGCCGTGATATTCGGTGGCGTAAAGCAAGGACAGCAAGTAGAAAAAATGAAACGTGGTGTGCATGTATTAGTCGCCACACCAGGCCGATTACTCGACTTGATCACACAAGGTCATATTTCACTAAGTCAGGTCAAAATTTTCGTACTCGACGAAGCTGACCGTATGCTCGACATGGGTTTTGTAAACGACGTAAAGAAACTACTGAAGCTCTTGCCAACCAAGCGACAGTCGCTCTTCTTCTCCGCCACCATGCCCAAAAGCATCCTCAATCTGGCCAACGAAATACTGACCAACCCTAAGAAAATAGAAGTAAGTCCAGTCTCATCTACTGCTGAGACTATCCAACAATACTTGTATTATACCAACAGATCCGACAAGAAAAAACTGCTGATGCACATCCTCAAGGATGAAAAAATGGATCAGGTATTAATTTTTGGAAGAACCAAGCACGGCGCCGATCGTATCGTTCGGGATTTGCAAAAGCACAAAATCAAGTCGGCGGCTATTCATGGCGACAAAGCTCAAAACCAACGCCAAAAAGCACTGACCGATTTCAAATCGGGCAAGCTCAGGGTATTGGTAGCTACAGATATCGCTGCACGTGGCATCGACATCGACAAGCTCAAGTATGTAATCAATTTCGACGTGCCCGAGGCTGCTGAGACTTATGTACACCGCATAGGTAGATCTGGTCGTGCAGGGGAGTCTGGTATCGCCATCACTATGTCTGAGCCTGAAGAAAACACACTGGTGAAGGACATAGAGAAGCTGACCAAACAAAGCATCCCTGTGATCAAAGATCAGCCGTTTCCCCAAACGGAAAAGCCGATGACAGACGCAGAGAAAAAAGAATGGAACAAAGAAAAACAACGCCGCAAGCAGGAATTTTTCGCCAATAGAAATAAAAACAAATCTGGTAGACGTTAG
- the murQ gene encoding N-acetylmuramic acid 6-phosphate etherase — MKNTTESPSNYTDLQHMSVTDLLTNMNKEDQTVPMAVEKVIPSIEALVQQIVAKMSKGGRLFYIGAGTSGRLGVVDASEIPPTYGLPQGKVVGVIAGGDGAIRKSVEHAEDDPKQAWRDVQAFGISDKDVLIGIAASGRTPYVIGGLAQANAAGLVTGCITCNTGSEMAATAQYPIEVVVGPEFVTGSTRMKAGTAQKLVLNMISTATMIRLGHVQGNKMVDMQLSNEKLVDRAIRMVMEETGISRTKAELLVKSQGSVRKAIDHYNAEDA; from the coding sequence ATGAAGAATACGACCGAATCCCCTTCGAACTATACCGACCTGCAGCACATGTCGGTGACCGACTTGCTTACCAATATGAACAAGGAGGATCAAACGGTGCCTATGGCTGTAGAGAAGGTCATCCCTAGTATAGAAGCCCTCGTACAGCAGATAGTAGCCAAGATGTCCAAGGGTGGTCGTTTGTTTTACATTGGAGCTGGTACCAGTGGTCGATTGGGTGTGGTAGATGCTTCTGAGATACCTCCTACCTATGGTTTGCCGCAAGGCAAAGTGGTGGGTGTGATCGCAGGTGGCGACGGCGCCATTCGCAAGTCTGTGGAGCATGCCGAGGACGATCCGAAGCAGGCTTGGCGAGATGTACAGGCTTTCGGTATTTCCGATAAGGATGTACTGATCGGTATTGCGGCCTCGGGGCGTACGCCCTATGTGATCGGCGGTTTGGCGCAAGCCAATGCGGCCGGATTGGTGACGGGTTGCATCACCTGCAATACAGGTAGCGAAATGGCTGCCACGGCACAATACCCCATAGAAGTAGTCGTAGGGCCAGAGTTTGTGACGGGCAGCACACGTATGAAAGCTGGTACTGCACAAAAGCTGGTACTCAATATGATCTCTACGGCTACCATGATCAGGCTCGGTCATGTACAAGGCAACAAAATGGTAGATATGCAGTTAAGCAATGAAAAGTTGGTAGATCGGGCGATTCGTATGGTGATGGAAGAGACGGGTATAAGTAGAACTAAAGCAGAGCTACTCGTAAAATCACAGGGGTCTGTCAGAAAAGCAATCGATCACTACAACGCTGAAGATGCATAA
- a CDS encoding N-acetylglucosamine kinase, with product MILIAESGSTKTEWRVIDSKQNVFHARSGGINPYYLDASGILEVMRMGLIEYIDTPFKEVYFYGAGCSSNRNKQTIRDCFMQLFPNAKIEVNHDMLAAARSLCGIEPGIACILGTGSNSCLYDGIGIIENVRSLGYILGDEGSGNYLGKQFLKHYFKKELPVYIREQFDEEFGLEAPDILNNIYHHHMPILYLSSFSKFIFKYLKDPMIYQLVYDAFKRFIEVNVMKYTNYKNVPVHFTGSVAYYYEEVLRKVGADMDIQIKDIVVGPIDGLIAYHQPK from the coding sequence ATGATTCTAATAGCAGAAAGCGGCTCTACAAAGACAGAATGGAGGGTCATTGATTCCAAACAAAATGTATTTCATGCCCGGTCGGGAGGGATCAATCCGTATTATTTGGATGCTTCTGGTATATTGGAGGTGATGCGTATGGGATTGATCGAATATATCGATACGCCATTCAAAGAGGTGTATTTCTATGGAGCGGGTTGCTCGTCCAATAGAAATAAGCAGACGATTAGAGATTGTTTTATGCAGCTTTTCCCAAATGCTAAAATTGAGGTCAATCACGATATGTTGGCTGCGGCGCGTTCACTTTGCGGTATCGAACCCGGTATTGCCTGTATCCTTGGTACAGGATCTAATTCCTGCCTGTATGATGGTATAGGAATCATAGAAAATGTACGGTCGCTGGGCTATATCTTAGGAGATGAAGGAAGTGGCAATTACCTAGGTAAGCAGTTTTTAAAACACTATTTCAAAAAAGAACTTCCTGTCTATATTAGAGAACAGTTTGATGAAGAATTCGGCTTAGAGGCACCTGATATTCTCAACAATATCTACCATCATCACATGCCGATTTTATATCTGTCGAGCTTTTCCAAATTTATCTTTAAGTACCTTAAAGATCCTATGATATATCAATTGGTGTACGATGCGTTCAAACGATTCATAGAGGTCAACGTGATGAAGTACACAAACTATAAAAACGTGCCTGTACATTTTACCGGATCGGTAGCCTATTATTATGAAGAGGTACTCAGAAAAGTAGGTGCCGACATGGATATCCAAATCAAAGACATTGTGGTGGGGCCTATCGATGGGCTCATTGCCTATCACCAGCCGAAGTAA
- a CDS encoding cytochrome b5 domain-containing protein: MPVYTKQQLALRNGQDREEIWVALDGQIYDVSASRMWRDGKHYEHWAGQDLTEELAEAPHTAKVFEKFEVIGKLA; the protein is encoded by the coding sequence CTGCCTGTATATACCAAACAACAACTTGCTTTGCGCAATGGGCAAGATAGAGAAGAAATCTGGGTGGCTTTAGATGGCCAAATCTACGATGTATCTGCTTCGCGCATGTGGAGAGATGGTAAGCATTACGAGCATTGGGCAGGACAAGATCTTACCGAAGAATTGGCCGAAGCGCCACATACAGCCAAGGTCTTTGAGAAGTTTGAAGTGATTGGTAAATTGGCGTAA
- a CDS encoding endonuclease MutS2, whose protein sequence is MNFYPKDIEVKLGFDKIKQLIKDRCLSTLGEDYVDRLTLTTHTSKINEWMDQTREFIKILSSGSSFPQSNYTDVSPSLKRAELPGNFLDEDEFFDVKLVLGTLLKMLRFFEHHQEDYPVLSERVSHIDLGDSLYIELEKKIDEKGQLRDDASRELMSIRSAISKSQIRARTAVNKILKEASKHGYCPETPALTIREGRMVIPVLAEHKRHVKGFVHDESATGQTVYMEPAEALEINNEIRELQYAERREIVRILTVLTDELRGHLPEVRKGIKILGVIDFIRAKAKFGIDFDCTCPELSKSQKINWQRARHPILEAALNEQGKKIVPLHISLSREKRIMLISGPNAGGKSVCIKTIGLLQYMVQCGLPVSASESSEFGTFQAIFIDIGDEQSIENDLSTYSSHLTNMKYFLENATRNTLFLIDEFGTGTEPQFGGAIAEVVLLELNKAQSFGAITTHYGNLKKVADKENGIVNAAMKFDVKQLEPMYELEIGKPGSSFALEIAGKIGLNPEMLNRAKKKAGISHVQFDRLLSELESEKNQIAKDKKAIEAKNARLSDAIKDYEDLKKYLEKEKTKVIKQAQDEAARVIQSSNKKIEATIKAIKESKADQKRTLEAREALKAHAEKVVKKEAVKEKPKVVDVSPIQVGDKVQLKSGAVGEVDSIKGKHAELLLGGLKSRVKLNDLVKISSKEFKKTTDQRVQTMTGINLNDKMASFSATLDIRGVRAEEAIGKVEYYIDEALLLGYVEVKILHGKGHGVLRELVRNVLRENPKVLSAKDEHIEHGGAGITVVTLGD, encoded by the coding sequence TTGAATTTTTATCCAAAAGATATTGAGGTCAAATTAGGTTTTGACAAAATTAAGCAGTTGATCAAAGACCGGTGCTTGAGTACATTAGGTGAGGACTATGTGGATCGTTTGACGCTGACAACCCATACGTCCAAAATCAATGAGTGGATGGACCAGACCCGTGAGTTTATTAAGATTCTCTCCAGTGGATCATCATTTCCTCAGTCCAATTATACAGATGTTTCCCCTAGCCTCAAGCGGGCCGAATTGCCAGGCAATTTCCTAGACGAAGATGAGTTTTTTGATGTAAAATTGGTACTGGGTACTTTATTGAAAATGCTTCGATTTTTTGAACATCATCAGGAAGATTATCCCGTGCTGAGCGAGCGCGTGTCGCATATTGATTTGGGCGACTCTTTGTATATAGAACTAGAGAAAAAAATAGACGAAAAAGGACAGCTTAGGGATGATGCCAGTCGTGAGCTGATGTCTATTCGTAGCGCCATATCCAAAAGCCAAATACGAGCGAGGACGGCCGTTAATAAAATATTGAAAGAAGCCAGCAAGCATGGCTATTGCCCAGAAACACCAGCACTGACCATCAGAGAAGGTAGAATGGTGATCCCTGTGTTGGCAGAGCACAAGCGACACGTCAAGGGGTTTGTACATGATGAATCAGCCACAGGGCAAACCGTGTACATGGAACCAGCAGAGGCCTTGGAGATCAACAACGAAATTCGTGAGCTCCAGTATGCTGAACGTAGGGAGATAGTTAGGATATTGACCGTACTGACGGATGAATTGAGGGGGCATTTGCCTGAAGTGAGAAAAGGTATAAAAATCCTCGGTGTTATCGATTTCATACGAGCCAAAGCCAAATTTGGTATCGATTTCGATTGTACCTGTCCTGAGCTTTCAAAAAGTCAAAAGATCAACTGGCAGCGAGCGAGACATCCTATACTAGAGGCAGCTCTAAATGAACAAGGAAAAAAGATTGTTCCGCTTCATATTTCGCTGTCGCGAGAAAAAAGAATAATGCTTATCTCTGGCCCTAATGCCGGCGGCAAGTCAGTCTGTATCAAGACGATAGGTCTACTCCAATATATGGTGCAATGTGGGTTGCCAGTCTCAGCATCGGAAAGCTCAGAATTTGGCACTTTTCAAGCCATTTTTATCGATATAGGAGATGAACAATCGATAGAAAACGACTTGAGTACTTATAGTTCGCACTTGACGAACATGAAATATTTTTTGGAAAACGCCACACGAAATACGCTCTTTCTTATTGATGAGTTTGGCACAGGTACCGAACCTCAGTTTGGCGGAGCCATCGCAGAAGTGGTATTGCTAGAGCTTAATAAGGCACAGTCTTTTGGTGCTATCACCACCCACTATGGCAACCTGAAAAAAGTAGCGGATAAGGAAAACGGCATTGTGAATGCGGCGATGAAATTTGACGTGAAGCAGCTAGAGCCGATGTACGAATTGGAAATCGGTAAGCCAGGTAGTTCGTTTGCTTTGGAGATTGCAGGCAAGATTGGTCTAAATCCAGAAATGCTCAATCGAGCCAAGAAGAAGGCGGGTATTTCACACGTGCAGTTTGATCGATTGCTGAGTGAACTTGAATCAGAGAAAAATCAAATTGCTAAAGATAAAAAGGCGATTGAAGCAAAAAATGCTCGACTTTCTGATGCTATCAAGGACTATGAAGATCTGAAAAAATATCTGGAAAAGGAGAAGACGAAAGTCATCAAGCAAGCGCAAGATGAAGCGGCTCGTGTGATTCAGTCTTCGAATAAGAAAATTGAAGCCACTATCAAAGCCATCAAGGAGTCCAAAGCAGACCAGAAGCGTACACTCGAAGCTCGCGAAGCGCTCAAAGCACACGCCGAAAAAGTAGTAAAAAAAGAGGCGGTAAAGGAAAAACCAAAAGTAGTGGATGTAAGCCCTATACAGGTAGGCGACAAAGTGCAATTGAAGTCTGGGGCAGTAGGAGAGGTGGATAGCATCAAAGGCAAGCATGCAGAATTGTTGCTGGGTGGTCTCAAGTCTAGAGTCAAGCTTAATGATTTGGTGAAGATATCTTCAAAGGAATTCAAGAAAACGACGGATCAGCGAGTGCAGACGATGACGGGTATCAACCTCAATGACAAGATGGCGAGTTTTAGTGCCACGCTAGATATCCGAGGAGTAAGGGCGGAAGAAGCGATAGGTAAGGTAGAATACTACATCGACGAAGCGCTACTATTGGGGTATGTAGAAGTGAAAATACTGCATGGAAAAGGACATGGCGTCTTGCGTGAACTGGTTCGAAATGTCTTGCGTGAAAACCCTAAAGTGCTGAGTGCCAAAGATGAACATATAGAGCACGGTGGTGCAGGTATCACGGTAGTGACTTTGGGGGATTGA
- a CDS encoding DUF4296 domain-containing protein, with amino-acid sequence MGFSCSSTKDQQEIIPSATMVELLIDIHILEARVDKLRLSNDSAYAVYNTLERELFEKRGVDKPQYEVSYQYYLSNPILLDKIYTIVVDSLNVIQKRGYQEDSELMQVKLENDSMAVEGDSLTMEQDSLSVSLDSLAVDSLFVLQDSLAIVDSLLVPRDSLTIASDTLRQRKATIKPRAITRDSVLK; translated from the coding sequence GTGGGATTCAGTTGTAGTTCTACCAAAGACCAGCAGGAGATTATTCCTTCAGCTACTATGGTCGAATTGCTAATAGACATACACATACTGGAAGCCAGGGTGGATAAGTTGCGTCTTTCCAATGACTCCGCCTATGCGGTGTACAATACACTAGAAAGAGAACTATTCGAAAAACGTGGTGTGGACAAGCCTCAGTATGAAGTCAGCTATCAATACTACTTGTCTAATCCAATCTTGCTCGACAAAATCTACACCATAGTGGTAGACAGTCTCAATGTGATACAGAAGCGCGGCTATCAGGAAGATTCGGAGTTGATGCAGGTGAAGCTAGAGAATGATTCGATGGCAGTTGAGGGAGACTCCTTGACAATGGAGCAGGACTCTTTGTCAGTATCACTAGATTCTTTAGCTGTAGATTCGCTGTTTGTGCTACAAGATTCTTTGGCTATAGTTGATTCATTGTTGGTTCCACGAGATTCATTGACTATAGCCAGCGATACACTGAGGCAGAGAAAAGCGACTATTAAGCCACGAGCAATCACACGAGATTCAGTATTAAAATAA